The following are encoded in a window of Gammaproteobacteria bacterium genomic DNA:
- a CDS encoding iron ABC transporter permease encodes MEPAGLSRQIAVSGLPGRLPESPRIARPRPWSWLLLPLLLLLILPVLVICASVLQPGGGGTWRHLWHTVLAGYIWNSLGLALGVALGTAILGVFPAWLTSMFRFPGSRAWAALLPLPLALPAYIATYAYTGLLGVAGPVQSWLQAWWDLRLPGAGPLPAAVAVLSLVLYPYVYLLCRAAFLLQSGCALEAARTLRCGGASAFLRVGLPLARPALVAGVSLAMMEALADYGTVQYLGLPVFTTGIFRAWNGMGDSLAACQLSAVLLLLVAVPLFCERRQRRRARYHYAAGGYRPPPVMRLGGVRGWGACCACALPALFGFFVPCAVLLDWAAQAAAETAPGFFGSLANSLWLATAAALLASALALILRYGMGAGRADAWRGRMLEVARLGYAIPGTVIAIGVLILSLWLDRLLGFGWTWLRGDLPGLLLTGSVAGLVFAYLARFLALALSAVESGLARIRPSLGEAGRSMGLSSRQVLLRIHAPIMRNSMAISLLLVFVEVLKELPATLLLRPFDFNTLAVRTYELANEERLAEAALPALVIVAVGAVPVLLLGRFVARWHNDPVAAA; translated from the coding sequence ATGGAGCCTGCGGGGCTTAGCCGCCAAATCGCCGTTTCGGGCCTCCCCGGACGCCTCCCGGAATCTCCACGCATTGCCCGTCCCCGGCCGTGGTCCTGGTTGCTGCTGCCGCTGCTTTTGTTGCTCATTCTGCCGGTGCTCGTGATCTGCGCTTCGGTGCTGCAGCCGGGGGGAGGCGGGACCTGGCGCCATCTCTGGCACACCGTGCTCGCCGGGTATATCTGGAATTCCCTCGGTCTGGCGCTGGGGGTGGCCCTGGGTACCGCGATTCTGGGCGTGTTCCCCGCCTGGCTGACATCTATGTTCCGATTCCCCGGCAGCCGCGCCTGGGCCGCGCTCTTGCCGTTGCCGTTGGCGCTCCCGGCCTACATTGCCACCTACGCATACACGGGCCTGCTGGGCGTGGCGGGCCCGGTTCAATCCTGGCTGCAAGCATGGTGGGACCTGCGCCTGCCCGGCGCGGGGCCGTTGCCGGCGGCGGTGGCCGTGCTCTCGCTGGTCTTGTATCCGTATGTGTATCTGTTGTGCCGGGCCGCTTTCCTGTTGCAGTCCGGCTGCGCCCTGGAGGCGGCGCGCACCCTGCGTTGCGGCGGCGCCAGCGCATTTTTGCGCGTGGGGTTGCCCCTGGCGCGGCCCGCGCTCGTTGCCGGGGTATCCTTGGCGATGATGGAGGCCCTGGCGGACTACGGCACGGTCCAGTACCTCGGGCTTCCCGTCTTTACCACGGGCATCTTCCGCGCCTGGAACGGCATGGGAGACAGTCTTGCGGCCTGCCAGCTCTCCGCGGTGCTGCTGTTGCTGGTCGCCGTGCCGCTTTTCTGCGAGCGGCGGCAACGGCGCCGGGCCCGTTACCACTATGCGGCAGGCGGCTACCGTCCGCCGCCCGTCATGCGCCTGGGCGGGGTCCGGGGCTGGGGCGCCTGTTGCGCCTGCGCCCTGCCGGCGCTATTCGGTTTCTTCGTCCCTTGCGCGGTATTGCTGGATTGGGCGGCACAGGCGGCGGCGGAGACGGCGCCGGGCTTTTTCGGCAGCTTGGCAAACAGCCTGTGGCTCGCGACGGCGGCCGCGCTGCTGGCCTCGGCGCTGGCCCTGATCTTGCGCTACGGCATGGGGGCCGGCCGGGCCGATGCCTGGCGCGGGCGCATGCTGGAGGTCGCGCGCCTGGGTTACGCCATTCCCGGAACGGTGATCGCTATCGGCGTCCTGATCCTGTCCCTCTGGTTGGACCGGCTGCTGGGCTTCGGCTGGACATGGCTTCGCGGCGACCTGCCCGGCTTGTTGTTGACCGGCAGCGTGGCCGGCCTGGTCTTTGCCTACCTGGCGCGGTTTCTGGCCCTGGCGCTGAGTGCCGTCGAGTCCGGTCTGGCCAGGATACGCCCTTCTCTGGGAGAGGCCGGGCGCAGCATGGGATTGTCTTCCCGGCAGGTGCTGCTTCGGATCCATGCGCCGATCATGCGTAACAGCATGGCGATCTCGCTGCTCCTGGTCTTTGTCGAAGTGTTGAAGGAATTGCCGGCCACCCTGCTGTTGCGCCCCTTCGATTTCAATACCCTCGCCGTGCGCACTTACGAATTGGCGAACGAGGAACGATTGGCGGAGGCCGCCCTTCCCGCACTGGTCATCGTCGCCGTCGGCGCGGTGCCGGTCCTGCTCCTGGGGCGCTTCGTCGCCCGCTGGCACAATGACCCCGTGGCTGCGGCTTGA